A window of Thalassophryne amazonica chromosome 12, fThaAma1.1, whole genome shotgun sequence genomic DNA:
CCTCCGCGTCCTGTGCCTCAGAGCCCTGcgtgatatttttacaagttccatCCCTGGGCGTGCAGACTGATTGAAATCAAACGTTGTTGATGTCTGGCTCTGCGGCTGTCACTGCAGCGCTGTTTATAATTACAGCTGGTGTGGAAAACTGTTGGTGGGTGGGCCACGCTCATCTCGGCCTCTCAGCAGGACCCGGCACACCTCTCTAATGTGGACTGACACGACAGCCAGACCTTGCTGCCGCCGCCGCCGCTGCTACGGCAGATAGATAGTCACTTTGAGAGGTAGGCATAGACCAGTTGTCcacctgggtggctgccatccaggactcaaggtggtttgatggtgtggtggatgcagtaaaTTTATCTTGTTCTCTTTTCTGACAGAAATCCTTCTACCCAGGCTTGGACTGATTAATCCCAGTTGAGAACACTGCCCTCTTGAGGCTATCTTAATAACAAACAGTAATTTTGCCTCCGTGGAGCCTGTTTTGGTTTCTAAGATCTGGCAACACAACCGaaaggagaaaacaaaacaataaaaaaaagcttCCTTTGACAACCTGTAAATGTTGTGTTATAGCGCCCCTGGCGGCGGCGCTGCCACAGCACACACGGGTTCATGAATAGGGATCAAGCAGGAGCTCCGCCCACTTTCTCCTCAAAGACTTGCAgcgccacttttttttttcttcctgtcaAACGAAAACAACATGGCAGACATCAACATCCAATCCGCAGGAAGAAGCGGCGGGATTGTGGTAATTAGATAATATGTTCCCCCTAAATCAAAGCGCAAATCACTCAGGATGTCGAGGTTTTAACGCAACAAGTAGTTTGTCTGCTGTTTGCAGCCTTTTTTGATCAAAGATCGTTTGTGGAGTTTTGTTGGAGAGATGCGTGACTCCGGTGTGATAATTGTCTTTCCCCCTCCCCAGATTGCAGACGACTGGCCCGGTTACAGTTTAGATCTCTTCAGTTATCCGGCTCATTATTCCGGTGATTTACAATGTGTGTTCATCCCACACGGTGTGATTATGGACAGGTAACACACAAACTTTTTCTGTGGACTTTCTGCTTCCGCTGCGTTTCcgtgtgtagaaaaaaaaaaacctccacgtggcttcatttttttttttttgtttgtttttttgacgaAAATACAAAATCTCAGTGTTTGCTGTGCTGCGTTCACATTACCAGCTAAAGTGACCTGAATGTTTTCTTtttaggttatgttttcaccccgattgtttgtttgtttgtttgtgaacgacCTGTAGTttttatatatcattatgaaattattatagaggattcatatcctgataggtaacAACtagcagttttcaaggtcataagtcaaaggtcaaattcaggaaaaatcttggaaaattggaaaaacctCTATATGCTTTTTAACATTCAATGAATTTTTAACAATTCATAACTATGTCAAAAAAGATGAAATGTCTTCcacatttgagagcattatgtagaatagtatcctttatcgactgccaaagtttgatccggtgtcGCGGGCcgatcggtctgccctgccttcactgcgcatgcgtcatttgggaccacagcagctcctctgagactgagtctctacacccaaagcgatgcatatgcagtgaaggcagggcagaccaatttttaggcgaGGGTGCGACACCGGATCTGATCCTaattacagattttatggccatttaaacttaacattgaaaaccccatttaatgtatattttacattatatcttaatcaaacattgcTCAGTCACTCATATTTGAAATTGAGGTGCAGACTACCACTTACTAGTGCGtgataaagtttgatccggatctgatttgTATTGTGGACTTTATgggcattttaatttaatattgaaaagcccatttggtgtacattttgcattatatctcaatcagaagtgcctcaatcactctcatttgtgacaatgagatgCAAATTgtctctcaatgaacagacaaagtttgatccgcatctgatccgtattgcggatttaggagatatttgattttaacactggaaagcccttttgatctatattttgtggtatattttattttatgaaaagccacttctaacaggactttgaccttggatAAATTTTTCCACGGTAAAAATTTAtgtaattggaaactagtgttggtggaggtttgtgctgtacGAGCGCTGTGCTGTAgtttttattgtatttgcatGCATTGTACGTAGTTTCTCAAAAGCATCTTAAACTAAAGATGATCTTATTTGATAGACTGAGATCAGTTTAAAGGTGTACTTCCATTCCTCGTTTTTAAACAGTTTAAATTATTTTCTTCGTCACCCCTACaattttattctttagtgttcaaATAAAGGCTTCGGAGTCGTAACGCCAATGTGATTAAAAATTGCCTCATCTAAGGATTTAGAATTTTGAtccacatgggttaaaatacagCAACACCATGAGACGCCTTCTGCACTGATGTCATAGAGGAAGCCATGCCCGCCCTCAAATGTCATATAGGGAAGCTGTTATTGAAGAAATCTGGTAGATGTTCATTTGTGACTGAAAATGCCAAAACACAGGGGAAAGtggaaccagacagtgagggatCCGGCGAGTGAACAGGCCACCAATGATGCTGCTGGGTGGAACTGAGGATAAAATCTGTACAAATTTCATCCAAAAACGTTTGCTGGATATACGTTGGACAAGAAAGACAACCCTCACAGAGGTCTGCCATAATCAACGTTTTTATGTGGTTTGTCAAAATGAATCACTGGGAGAATGTTTAATTATTGCTTTATTAGATTCTACATGTATTTTTCCTACTTTTAACTCAGAATATCCAAATCGCTTATTTTGATCAAATGCAGTGTGAACTTTGAATCTTGTGTCTTTCTCCTTCATGTCATCTCCAAAGTCCCATGGAGCCAAATCACTAGACTTGCCGTGGAATCCCCACAGGATATTTGCTAGCAACAAAATTACCTGTAATTTTGCAGTGTACCACAGAAATAAATATGGACAATCCAATTGGCGTAACTTTAAGATGCTTTTCAGCTTGACTGGGGTCTCTTTTGTGTCATGCAGACAGGTCAAATctgctttgttttgtttggttttttttttgttttttttctcacaccAAACTTGGACCACTTCCTTAGTCTGTGTTttgacattacccataatgcagtgcaTTGCTATGCTACAGTGCTCGCATTGTCTTGAATCCACAAATATCTGTAGAGAGAAACCATAAAATGGAGCTCTTCCAACAGTGTTGTGACTGTGCACTGTAGCCTGGCACCATGTTGCATTGTGGGTCATGTTTAAACACCAAAAACAAACGTAGATCTGATTCagattaaaatgtaaaaaaattcatgaaaaaaaaatatatatatgtcagtgatttctaacattttgtgatcAAACCCTTAAGACAAAGCAGTGTGATtgtcttgatgttttacagttaaaACGTGAACTTTATTATAACTGTAAATGTAATCAGCAAACAGTTGACATACATCACACTGCTTTCACATGGTTTGGCCGTCACTGTGTGGCATTGCTCAGCAttagcataaaatagacttctgttTTGGCCGCACCTGCCTGGCGGGTGGCGTAGCAGTCTTCtctctcttgtcactgtaaaacacccactgaTTGAAAACGAATGGCAGcttgttgctttgcctctgtctcttataCCTAATGTGACAAACGGGTGAaagggggtcccagccatgcttgacagcattgtaaacattgtTGCCAGAGCTCCCTCTGGTGGACAagctatgtaatgacaccatttccaacagccaatgtttttttttcctgtgttgtttattcagtaaagtaaaacttttcatattggcaaaaataacTGATTATATATTTTGGGCAACAATATATGAATTGGGCTCTATTGTACTTTGGCGTGAATGGAACTCTGTATTCAAAGAGGAAGTTGACATTTGAAGTTGTTGACAGGACAGAACGTCTGGCTCGAAACATCATGGATGACCTGGGCGACCATGACATCGTGGTGCTGTGTGTGCTGAAAGGAGGCTACCAGTTCTGTGCCGACCTGGTGGACAAGATCAAAGCCCTGAGCTGCACCTCCAGCCGCACTATTCGCATGAGGGTCCAGTTTGTCCATCTGAAGAGCTACCTGGTGAGGCTCAAGGACAACACTCTGGTTAAAATGTCGTCTGTTAGGAGCAGTGATGGCCAGGAGCCCTGTGTTTCAGTCAGGATGTTTTTATATATCGTGACAGACTGATCCGGAATTACCAAAAAAAAGTGAGACAGTTTCCATTTGATCACACAGAcgatggctgtgtgtgtgtgtgtgtgtgtgtgtgtgtgtgtgtgtgtgtgtgtgtgtgtgtgtgtgtgtgtgtgttttagactAATGCTTATTTTAGAGCAACgatcaccaaccctgctcctgtaGATCACCTGCCCGGTATGTTTCCTTGCCACCCACAGCTAATTTAAGCGTGGAGTTCCCTGgctctcttgattggctgagcaaacCTGACTGTTAATtggcagtgggtggagcagagaGAGTTGATGATCTCCAGGACTCCTGGTGACTCCTGGTATAGGTCATGGTGATGACGTCCTGTCTTAAAGAtgcatgatgtcacatttctatctgatgcctcTTATTGTCTTAAATTGGTTCCTGAGTTGTGATCCTGAGGTTCTGGTGGATCTTTAGGCCTGCACAGGCCTGCACAATAGACGTCATGATGTAATCCCCCCTGGCTCTTAAATGTATGAAGATACTGGTTCTTCAGAAATGCCCTTAAACCAACCACAGGTTTCCCCGACTAATGCTGAATTAAGTCAGTTAGTCATTCTATCAGTTTCTGGAGTTTTACATTTGGCTTAACGAAGCGTTCATCTCATGGACCAACTGAAAATATGACATCGTGAAgaacaattgaaaaatgttttagaATAAATGTATGTGGAAGTAGAAAAGAAGTTCAAACTGACATTAAACACACAGTTTGATCAAATGGAACGTGCAGTTTGAGGAAAAGTGCATTGGAAAGGTGTGCGTGTTTGCCGAGGTGTATCTTCTTCAGGGTGTTTTTGATCTGGCTGATGGTTATCAGTGCCAAAATCCAATACTTAAAATCAACTCAAGAGCTTTTTGAGCTCAATAACAACGTAGTGACAGAATAATACAAACctgaatgagtgagtgaatgaatgaatggtgggTCTGTTGCCTCTCTCTCCCTTATTGGAAAGAGGATTTAATCCCTAAATACTGACTGTATTTGGATGCATATGCACTTCTAAATTTGCACTTTAATCTTCATTATTTGCTGTCAACTCTATTGAGCTGTGGGAGAGAGTAACATTATTGTCAAGGacagtggttcccaaagtgtgAGCTGTGTCCCCCTGGTGGTCAAAGAAGGCACAACAAGCGAAAGTGAACACAAAGAAAGCTGTGGGATTTAAATTGTGTTGTTTTCATTTATCTGACCTAATTTAAcattatatatgcacacacacaaatacgtCATCTTAGTCTCAAGTAtcaattttaaaaatgtgattAAAGATTCGGGTGTGCTCCAGAAGATTTTCAAAGTGGACCCCGGCATTCTTAAGTTTGGAAACTGCTGCTTGAAGTGTTTAAATGTTGATGGACCTGACTGGGTTTCTGTCAGATTTCTCCAACTTTATCAACATGTAAAACTATGAGCTAAAAGCAGAATATTTTCTTCAAATAATGTCATTTTGCTTTCCTGAGCGACGTCTATCATCAATTTTAAAAGGGGGAATTAGCTTAATTTTACTGAAACCATTACACCAGAATCAACAACACGTCTTATGAACCAAATATtaacgataataataataatagtaatattaataataagaGTGTTGGGTTGTGTTGCAGAATGACCAGTCAACGGAGGATCTCCACATCGTGGGGGCTGAGGATCTGTCGTTTTTAAAGGGAAAGGTAATGTTTGTATCCAAGTCACCTTAAATAACTTTTAGAGAAACATTCTGAACACCATCACAGTCAAGTCAAACTGACACTTTGTCACCTCAAGAGGGCAGCGTTCCCCACTATGGGACACTAACAAACCCAGCAACACACCCAATATTTTCTCTCTCGATTAATTTTCAGTCATTTCTTTGGCTTTAAATCTGTGGTGGGGGAAAAAACAGACAATTTATGAATTTGAATTGTTCAAATAAATATCAGTACAACACTgagattattattttaaatacacATTGATAAGTTTTGTGATGAATGTGTTAGTCATATCATATAATGACCGTTACAATCTCCTGGAGTACAAAATGAAATTTTGCACTATTTCCTGTATTTTAAACATCAGTAACTTACTGTCATTACTAAATTTATATTAAATGAGGGAACTTatcaaaattgtaaaaaaaaaaaaaaaaattaaggttttTCTTTTCCAGAAGATCTGCAGTGCTGGAAGCAGCACTCTGATCTTTTACTTCAgtaataccgtattttccagagtataaatcatgTTTTTTGTGTTTTACTAGTTTTGGAGGCCCTGTGACTTGTATACAAAAAATCACAAGTTTTAATATATTAATAATTACTAgcacgttgcccatggggatccacaggctttagattgggtagtgtttag
This region includes:
- the prtfdc1b gene encoding phosphoribosyltransferase domain-containing protein 1b, which encodes MADINIQSAGRSGGIVIADDWPGYSLDLFSYPAHYSGDLQCVFIPHGVIMDRTERLARNIMDDLGDHDIVVLCVLKGGYQFCADLVDKIKALSCTSSRTIRMRVQFVHLKSYLNDQSTEDLHIVGAEDLSFLKGKNVLIVEAVIGTGKTMETLLNHVEAFRPKMIKVAGLLVKRTPHNSKSLPDYIGFEIPNRFMVGYALDYNEYFRDLNHICVINESAKIKYKI